The Deltaproteobacteria bacterium genomic interval GCGACCTCGAGGCGGCGGTACGTCAGCGACTCTTTCGCAAGGATCTCTACTACCGCTTGAACGTGGTGGAGCTCGAGCTTCCGCCGCTGCGGCAGCGCGGCGAGGACGTGCTGCTGCTGGCCCAGTGCTTCGTGGAGGCGTTTGCCGCGCTCACCGGCAAGGCCGTGCAAGGGTTCTCGTCCGGGGTGGCGCAGGTCCTTCGACGCCACCGCTGGCCGGGCAACGTGCGCGAGCTGCAGAACGTGGTGCATCACGCGGTGCTCCTGACCCGGCACCGCCAGCTCACGGTGGAGGATCTCCCTCTCGCGGTACGGCAGGGGCGGGGCCTCGAGCTCGTGCCGCTGCCGGAGACGGTGATCCGCGCAGTGTCGGAGCAGCACCGAGGAGGCACCGACCTGCGCTCGCTCGAGCAGGTGGAGCGCGCCCACATCCTGCACGTGCTGGAGGCCGTGGCGGGGAACCGCTCGATGGCCGCGCGCGTGCTCGGGCTCGACCGGCGCACTCTGTACCGGAAGCTCCGCAGCTACGGGGTGCCGCGCGGCGGCCTGGAATTGCCCTCGTCCGGCGAAGCCGACGACGAGGAGTGATCTCCCCCGCGTTCTCCTGGCTCGAGCCAGGCGAGGCGGAATTGCTCCGGTCGCAATTCGCCCCGTCGTCGCGCAACCCCGTAAGCGTCTGGGAATCCGCCCGTTTCCTCGGGGCCGGGGACCGCGCGCTCCGGAGGTCGTCAAAAGGTCCCTAACGGGTTGCGTTCCACCCCACCGTTTCTCCTCCAATCCTGGTCTGGCGCGTAACGTGCACTCCGAAACGCACCAGGTGTGGAGGGTAGATATGCGAACGGCGACGGGGTGGCAGGTGGAGAGGCGGACGGGGCGGGGCAGAGCGCGCGGGTTGCGGCGACAGCGGGCGCCCAGGGTGCTGCTTGCGGAAGATGATCGTGAGCTCCGGCAGGTGCTCACCGCGGCGCTGGAAGGAGATGGCTACGAGGTGCTGGCAGTGGAAACGGGCGACGAGCTGGCGAAGTTCATCACGGAGGTCCTGGCCTCCGAGCAGGAGGCCGTAGATCTCATCGTGTCCGACTTCCTGCTGCCGGGGTGGACCGGACTGCAGGCGCTCGCGGCCTTGCGCACGATCGATTGGACCGTACCCGTAATCCTCATCACGGCGTATCCCGATGTGGAGGTGCGCCGCGCCGCCCGTCGGCTCGGCGTGACCTTCCTCTTCGAGAAGCCCTTCGAGCTCGAAGATCTGAGGATGGCCGCCATGAACCTGGTGGCGCCGTCGTAGGCGGTGCCGTCGGAGGCGGAGGCGTCCGAGGGAAGATTGGTCGGACGCCTCCTTGCCGCGCGCCAGGAGCCGTGTCAGCAATAGCAGGCGCAGCAACCGAAGGAAGCCGTGAGGTGCTGGACCTCTGGTCCGCCATCTGTTCTCTTGCGCGCGGCGCGGAAGCCGCTCGCTTGGGCAGACAGCGTGTGGGGTCGCGCTGTTGGGTGAAGCACCTTGCAACGGTCTGGCGATCTGCCTAGATTGACGGCTTCCTTGGGTTGGGTAGCGCACGGAGGCTTGCAGTGAAGTCGTTCTGGCAGGGCTCTGGTCGCTTCGTGTGGAGGGAGGAGCGTCGTGATGTCCCGGGTGTTGGTGGTGGATGGTGAGACGGACGCGAGCGAGACGCTAGCCTGCGGGCTGCAGCAACTCGGGTACTCCCCGCAGGTGACCACCTCGGCGGACGATGCTCTCCGCGAGACCGGTGAACACGACTTCGACGCCGTCCTGACCGACGCCGTGCCGCGGGGGATGAGCGGTCTCGAGCTGTGCGAGCGGCTGGTAGACACCGTCCCCGACCTCCCCGTCATCGTGATGAGCGGCCTGGTCAACCTCGAGTCGGCCGTGGCCGCGCTGCGTGCCGGCGCGTACGACTTCCTGGCCAAACCGGTCGAGCTGCCGCTGGTGGCGCGCGCGCTCACCCAGGCGCTCCGCGAGCGCTCCCTGCGGCAACAGGCGCATCGGGCCCCGCAGGTGCTCGGTCAGGACGCCGGCTCGGGCGAGCTCCTCGGCAACAGCGCTCCCATGCGGAAGCTGCGCCAGTTCGTGGCGCAGGTGGCCGACTCCGATGCGCCGGTGCTCATCTCCGGGGAGAGCGGCACGGGCAAGGAGCTCGTGGCCCGCGCGCTGCATCACCAGGGCTCGCGGCTTCACGGGCCGTTCGTGGCCTTGAACTGCGCGGCCATCCCCGAGGGGCTGCTCGAGAGCCAGCTCTTCGGCCACGTGCAGGGGGCGTTCACCGACGCCCGACGTGCGCAGGCGGGGCTGCTGCTCGACGCGAGCGGCGGCACCCTCTTTCTCGACGAGATTGGTGAGATGCCGCTCACGCTACAGGCCAAGCTCCTGCGTGCGGTGGAGCAGCACCGGGTGCGTCCTGTGGGAGGCTCGGCGGAGATCCCATTCGACGCGCGCATCGTCAGCGCCACCAACCGTAACCTCGAAGTGGCCGTAAGAGAGCGTACCTTCCGCGACGACCTGTACTACCGGTTGAATGTGATCCAGGTGGCGCTTCCGCCGCTCCGCGCGCGCGGAGACGACGTCTTGCTCCTGGCGCAGCACTTCGTGGAACAGTACGCGCGGACGACGGGAAAGGCCGTCGACGGACTTTTTCCGGGGGCCGCGCGGCGCCTGCTCGCGTACTCCTGGCCGGGGAACGTGCGCGAGCTGCAGAACGTGATCCAGCATGCCGTGTTGCTCACGCGGTATCGGCGGCTGGGCGTCGAGGATCTGCCGCTTACGCTGCGTGGAGGCATCGCTCCGCCGCAGCCGGCGGAGGGTCCCGTGGAGCTCGTCTCCGTCGCGGAGATGGAGCGGCGACACATCCTTCGCGTGCTCCAGGCCGTCGGTGACAACCGCTCCATGGCGGCGCACGTGCTCGGCCTCGACCGTCGCACGCTCTATCGCAAGCTGAAGAACTACGCGCAGAGCCCTGAGACCGCTGATGCGCAATACTGAGCGGGGGCGCGGTGGAGGCTTCGCCGCGCGTCACACCCGGGGCAAGCTTGCACTTGTCTCAAATGATCCCAGGGCCGCTCGCCTTCGTAATCAAGCATCGGATCACCCCTGTTGTCGTCAGCACCTTGCGGGCGACCAGCCGGTGGGGCAATTCGTCTCAAGCGGCTTTGGCCGAACCCCCCGAGATCGTGGTCACACCGCGTGGTATGTCGCATGCACTCTGTTTCCTCCCACGGAGGTCACGACAGAATGAACAGCGCGGCGGCGGTGAGGACGGTGGCGACGAGGGCGATGCCGGCACGAATTGGACCGAGGGTGCTCGTGGCGGAGGAGGACGTGCGCTTTCGCACGGAGCTGTGCTCCGCACTGGCACGGGACGGCTACGAGGTGGTGGCCGTGCGAGACGGGACGGAGCTGGTCGAGTACATCGGGTCGACGCTCCTCGAGGAGCGGGACTCCGTGGACCTGATGATCTCGGGCGTGCGGATGCCCGGGTGGACGGGGCTCCAGGCGCTTGCCGCGCTCCGCAGCGTGGACTGGACCATCCCGGTGATCCTCATGACGACCGACGCGGACGACGACATCGCGCGTGAGGCGCGCCGGCTGGGCGCGGCCTACATGTTCGAGAAGCCGTTCGAGGTGGACGACCTCTGCATGGCCGCGCGCTGCATGGTGCCGCCCTCATGAGACCGCATCGCGCCGACGAGAGACCCTGGGATCCCATGGTGGGCTCCGGGGTGAAACCTCCAGAACCTAGGAGCGAGAGCATGATCACGGTCCGGGACCTGCTCGGGGAGCGACAGACGCGCTTGGCGACCGTCGAGCCCGATCGGACCGTGCGCCAGGCCGCGGAACGCATGGGAGAGGCGGGGGTCGGCTCGCTCCTCGTGACCGACGCGGAGAACCACCCCGTCGGGATGATCACCGAGCGGGACATCTTGAGGCGTGTGCTGGTGCCGGGGCGCGACCCGCAACATACCCGGGTCGAAGAGGTGATGACCCAGCCGCTCCGGTTCTGCGACGCGGGGACCACGCTCTCCGAGTGCCGCCGGCTGATGCTGCGGCTCCGGTGCCGCCACCTGGTGGTGCTACAGCAGGGCCAGGTAGCGGGGCTCATCACGATGCGGGACATCGTGAACCGCGAGCTGCAGGCGCAAGGGCAGACGATCCACTACTTGAAGGAGTATCTGTACGGCTACTACCGCTAGCGGGGTACGCCGCAGGGTCGAGCTCGTGCCTCCATCGAGGCACCGGGATCGTGGCCGAAAGGCCGTCTGACGATCCACAGGCACCCGCACCGCCCGACGGAGGTCATGGGGCGGGGACGGTGAGGACGGCGGGGTGATAGACCGCACGTCGGGCGGTACGGGGCCTGGACTATGATGGTGGGATGAGCCACCGCCGACCTGTTGAACTCGTCAGGACGTGCATCGTCACCGCGGCGCTCCTCCTCGCGCGCCCGCTTCCGGTCCTGGCCGAAGGGGCCCCCGCGGGCGAGCCTGCGACCGGCGCGGATCAAGCCAAGGGCATCGTGGGTGCGCCGCCCATTCCCACGGGCGGCTATGGGGGGCCCACGCCTCCGCTCGGCGCGCCGGTGCCGCGCCCCAAGGGGCTCTCGGGCGAGGTGAGCGGCGCGGTGCTCTTCGAGCGCATCAACGAGGACTACTTCGTCACCCTCGATCTGATGAACGAGCTGTCGATCGGGCCCGTGACCTTCGGCGTGTGGGTCCCGCTGCGCTTTCGCGTCTGGGACCGCGCGCCCAAGACCAGCGACATCCTGCGGCGGGAGGACTGGGACGAGGTCTCGGACTACGCGCGGCTGTTGCGCTTCGTGGAGGTGAACCTGGGCTACGAGCGCTGGCGCTTCCGCGGGCGCTTCGGCGCGCTCGACGGGGAGAGCCTGGGGCACGGGACGATCGTGGCCGGCTACTTCAACAGCCTCGACCGGAATCACTACCAGGCCGGGCTGGTGCTGAACGCGGCGATCCGTTTCGGGGGGATCGAGTTCATGCTGGACAACCTCCTCGGGCCC includes:
- a CDS encoding response regulator — its product is MLLAEDDRELRQVLTAALEGDGYEVLAVETGDELAKFITEVLASEQEAVDLIVSDFLLPGWTGLQALAALRTIDWTVPVILITAYPDVEVRRAARRLGVTFLFEKPFELEDLRMAAMNLVAPS
- a CDS encoding response regulator, which produces MPARIGPRVLVAEEDVRFRTELCSALARDGYEVVAVRDGTELVEYIGSTLLEERDSVDLMISGVRMPGWTGLQALAALRSVDWTIPVILMTTDADDDIAREARRLGAAYMFEKPFEVDDLCMAARCMVPPS
- a CDS encoding CBS domain-containing protein, whose protein sequence is MITVRDLLGERQTRLATVEPDRTVRQAAERMGEAGVGSLLVTDAENHPVGMITERDILRRVLVPGRDPQHTRVEEVMTQPLRFCDAGTTLSECRRLMLRLRCRHLVVLQQGQVAGLITMRDIVNRELQAQGQTIHYLKEYLYGYYR
- a CDS encoding sigma-54-dependent Fis family transcriptional regulator; translated protein: MMSRVLVVDGETDASETLACGLQQLGYSPQVTTSADDALRETGEHDFDAVLTDAVPRGMSGLELCERLVDTVPDLPVIVMSGLVNLESAVAALRAGAYDFLAKPVELPLVARALTQALRERSLRQQAHRAPQVLGQDAGSGELLGNSAPMRKLRQFVAQVADSDAPVLISGESGTGKELVARALHHQGSRLHGPFVALNCAAIPEGLLESQLFGHVQGAFTDARRAQAGLLLDASGGTLFLDEIGEMPLTLQAKLLRAVEQHRVRPVGGSAEIPFDARIVSATNRNLEVAVRERTFRDDLYYRLNVIQVALPPLRARGDDVLLLAQHFVEQYARTTGKAVDGLFPGAARRLLAYSWPGNVRELQNVIQHAVLLTRYRRLGVEDLPLTLRGGIAPPQPAEGPVELVSVAEMERRHILRVLQAVGDNRSMAAHVLGLDRRTLYRKLKNYAQSPETADAQY